The segment ACATAAGTATAATAGAGTGTGGCTACAACGGACGGTTCTACAATCTACCGTACGATAGATTTTTTACTGTGTATGTTCTCTCGGTCTTACGTAGACGTATTATATTGTTAACCATTTATTAGAGTTTGTAAAATTGATTATAAGATTATTTCAACCgcctaattattattatttaacacttccaataacattttaccaagaTACACCATTTTACTACATTACTTGCTGCAATAGATTCAAATATGCGAAACCTGTCTTTACCACCTGAAATGGCAAAATATTTAACCTAAATACAAAACAAAAGTCTGAGTATTAGTATCAAATTAACTTACATTACCAAACGTATTAATTGTCATACGAATCATTTTCCCTGCAGTTAATTGAACGACCATACTCGATCGCACGATGATCAAAATTAAGTCGTGGATTTCTTTATTGGGTAAATAATACCAGTTTGTCAAGTAAACGGCTTCACCAATTTTCATGCTctgttaaaaatttgtcgTATTAATCATCACGATTTCGATTTGTTGTAGATCACTCTGTATTAACACTATGGCGAAGTATGAAACATGTAAGTACCAAAGAACTTAAAATGAAAGATACATGAAAAAATCATTCAAATCACCAAAAATTTATCATCGTGAAACTATGAAAGTTACATGAAAAATGGTTATTTCTTAATCTCGACTACTTTGGTAGTTCTATAATTAGAGAGTTAATGTCTCATTAGTACCTGTTCCGTTAATATTTCACCGATGTAACATATTACGAAAATGTTAAAACAGATTGAAACGAACATCATAAAATACGATGTCAAATTTCGAATATCATGCTCATCCCATTCCTAAGAAGTAATCGTAAAAAATATAGGAcaaatatacagaaaaataaatttatatcttatgTGGAGAGAAATTAACacgcaataaaaatataataaatatgtaccGATAGAATGTAGTAGGCAATTAGACATATGTTCATCGTACATCTCAACATCtccaataaatatattttgttcatCACAACCTCGATACACGATATGAAACTGCAATTAACACGTAATATAATACCACTGATCACTATtgaaacaacaacaacaagaaAAAACGAATTAACAATAGATCTTACTTCAATGTCCTCAGGTGTCGCTCCACGATTACTCCAATTTCCTGAAAACTGCTAGTTTCCTTCTGTTTTTTTGTTTCCTTAACAAATTCAGTAATCCACGCCATAATTACGCCCAGTTGGCCACACGCGTGAGCAGCTAGTACAGCTGCGAGactaaaaattccaactgtACTAGAATTCGCGATAAGAGCAGACCAAATTTGCAGGGAAAGCATGATTTCGTTTGCTGGACTTTCATCGACGTTTACCAACTTCTTGTATACTGCACAAGGCAGCAAGCGTAAGACTCTTGTCTCGTTTCCAATCTGAATCTCCACTGTAGTTAACGCTGTCACGAAACAAAAGCACAAAATGCCACCCTGCATGAAAATTGCGCACGAAGCAGCTACATAGCGACCGAATTTCGCGTTTTTCATCATTACGTGTTGATCCTCCTCCCTAGTCACTGATCGCCAGTCAGCCTCTATGTGTTCTAAGCATTGTCGGATGTCTTTGCTGTGTAATAACAAGGTACTATAATTAAAGCTGCTGACGAACAAATGACTCAAGAAATCTAGAGTTTTCAATTTCAAGTTAATGCTCTCGTCTTCTAGAATGAGTAGCAATACACTGGGAATCGCAGTGATGATTACGGAGCTGAAGCAAATGATgttcaaaataaatgaaacaatcTTTTCCAGTCTTGTGGTGGATGGAGACGCTGGCCATGCACCGATCGGTTTCAAGAACCATCGATTTAACTGAAGACAGTAGTCACTGTTGCTGTCAGCTTCTATGATCACTACTTCGTTCGACATCGCGGAGTGAAGTTGTTATTAGAATGCAGTCGCGCGTCAGCGGGAGATGCATAGAGCAGTTCAACGCTTGCGCGTGTTTTTTAGGTACTTGTTCTACCGATCGATTCGTCTAGTCGGTAGAACTTGTTTTAGAAAAGTTGAAAAGTATACTCGCTTGGAAATTGTCGGTTGCAATGCTGTGAAGTGGATGGCGTTCGTGCAATGATTCATATCCCTCCCTACGTTAACTATGCacgttgtaaaatttttaataagaagTGGCTAGTCATCCGTACGTATGTTAGGTGCTTGGAAGTTATAGCTGTTTTAATTTGTGCTTGTGAATGGTTGAATTTCAtgataaatgttataataattttcgtttttttgtCGATATTTACAAATGCCAATTATAAAACTGCATTTGTACATTATAGAAGGGTATTACGAAGTGGAACACGTTATTTATAATCATAATGTTTGCTATGAACAATTTCGACAGAATagttttttataaaaacattgaAACAATAGAAAACTATAATGTACGATTCTTCGGTTTACCACTCTCATCAATGTTTTCGTTCGTAAGTAATCTTGTTCTTAACTAGATCTATTAGATTGGCAATTGTTTATTATAGGTTTTAAAAtggattattatatttgttaaatcATTACGTCTTaccattatttatatttcaaattctgTAGCAGTATTTACGAAGAATTGTACAACTAGAAAATTCATTCATTAGAAACGTATTTAATCATATCATTTATCGTAACAAATTCAAATACTCGAGACCGATTTTTACTTGTTACGATAGAATATTTCGTGTGAAGggacatatacatataagtagAAGAAGGAAACTGACTTACATCATCGAATGTGTATACAGAAAATAgtggtttaattaattaatggttGAAAATAATGGTATGGACGCTGATATTTAACACACTGACTGCTGTCTGAATTTTATGTGTTATTAATAGCATTTCTTATTTCGAAACGTTGCAAGATGcacgataaaattattaactgtattaaaaataaaatttcttttgatGTTCAGTACGTAGTCCATACATATGTAGAGGAGATGTAAACTCTTCAGTGATAACGTCGATACGTGTATAAgcattattttatcttttacacTATTTACATTGTTTAGAGAAACCGGAATGTAGAAAGCGTAGAAATTCTCTCGCACTAAATGTGTAAATCCCTTTAATATAACATTAGAAGTATTGAACACtacaaatataattgtttGTTTGCTATAAATAGAGTCGACAACATCGGGCGATGTTGAGGTGCGCGAAAGAAGATTTAAATACCTGAAAGATagaatacacgtttatttatattaaatatataaaattccagCGTATTAGATGTAGATTCTATGAAAATTGTACGACAATTTTAAtcttctataaaattaaaatataatacatacaaatttacaccgtatataaaaaagatagaacATCGATAATAGCGAGCAACTAGTTCGGTGTCATAGATCTATTTCAAGTTTGATTAAGTACATCGAGAAAGTTTGATTAAGTACGTATAATATCACAAAAAAATATGtcgtaaacaaataaaaatattttttttcagaTGTCACGGTATAAGCAACCGGTCCACGCTGATCGCTAAGACTCCTACCCCAAACGTTGACTTGCAACAGTGTCcagttacatacatatacgcaCACTATAATCGCTTGTAAGTCTGTGAGTCAGCGTGAAGTCGTCCCATTCTAGCCTAATACCCGGTGACTTCATCTGTTGCGAAAGGGTTGACAGGGTATAGATCATGGCCACCCTTTATGATAAGATGGACACGCATCTATCCCCTGTCGGATTAGGATCGATGGAAATCGATGCTAGCTAACGATTTGATACTTTACATTCTGTAGTAACTCTTTCTGATAGAAGCAAGAGGTGAGAATTCGTTGGGCGAATTGGCATGCGATCACGAGGGATTAAAATTTCCGGAATAGTAGAGGGAAGCAATATTAAACACCATGGACGTATACACGATAGCATATGTAATTCCAATATCGATTTTTGCTGAGAAATTACGTAGAGAAGACATCATATGAGTAGTCGTTctctatttaacgttaatttaTCTCAAAGTATCTCAATGGTTACATCATTTTAATCCTAACTACATGATATTGTTAAAACATTTCcaacatataaattattctttttgtttctattttgAAACACATATTcaacgtacaacgtacaaTACAATAACTTGCAGTAATCTTAAAAGGATGTCTGGCTCAAGTTCAAATAATTATCAGTGAGAAAATGAATAATCAACATATTCTCACTAATGTCGTCAAATAATTTGTCTCCGCTAATAagacatatatgtatgtataaataacaatacaaTAACCAGCAAATACCTTAATGTTTGCAGGTGATGCTCAACAataattcctttttcttctttctattccTGGCCATCACCACGTTCAATGGATCACTTGCATGGATCGCTAGGATAGCGACCAAGCAACAAGCTTCCACGTCACAATGATCCCAGAAAGAGTCTGTACAATGAGCACGATGTCATTCGTCGGGCTGAATCTAGCGTCCAACAGATTTGTCTAAATCGGACAAGGTAACAGACACATGAAATAACTATCACTCGCCATATGAAACACAATCTTCTTAAAGACTTCGGTTACATTATAGACCAGAACGTCACTATACGTGCACAATGCAGCTACGAAAACAATGGAGCGTCTTATTCTCGCGTTTTTCAACATCAATTCGCGATCGCTGGCATTTTTAACGACCTGCTAGTTACGTTCCGTGTGTTTTATGCAACGGACCAATAGCCTTGATTCTCGTCTTTGAGCTGTCAGCGTCATATACTTGGATAGTATA is part of the Bombus fervidus isolate BK054 chromosome 7, iyBomFerv1, whole genome shotgun sequence genome and harbors:
- the LOC139988914 gene encoding odorant receptor Or2-like isoform X1, which produces MSNEVVIIEADSNSDYCLQLNRWFLKPIGAWPASPSTTRLEKIVSFILNIICFSSVIITAIPSVLLLILEDESINLKLKTLDFLSHLFVSSFNYSTLLLHSKDIRQCLEHIEADWRSVTREEDQHVMMKNAKFGRYVAASCAIFMQGGILCFCFVTALTTVEIQIGNETRVLRLLPCAVYKKLVNVDESPANEIMLSLQIWSALIANSSTVGIFSLAAVLAAHACGQLGVIMAWITEFVKETKKQKETSSFQEIGVIVERHLRTLNFISCIEVVMNKIYLLEMLRCTMNICLIAYYILSEWDEHDIRNLTSYFMMFVSICFNIFVICYIGEILTEQSMKIGEAVYLTNWYYLPNKEIHDLILIIVRSSMVVQLTAGKMIRMTINTFGNVVKTGFAYLNLLQQVM
- the LOC139988914 gene encoding uncharacterized protein isoform X3, whose amino-acid sequence is MSNEVVIIEADSNSDYCLQLNRWFLKPIGAWPASPSTTRLEKIVSFILNIICFSSVIITAIPSVLLLILEDESINLKLKTLDFLSHLFVSSFNYSTLLLHSKDIRQCLEHIEADWRSVTREEDQHVMMKNAKFGRYVAASCAIFMQGGILCFCFVTALTTVEIQIGNETRVLRLLPCAVYKKLVNVDESPANEIMLSLQIWSALIANSSTVGIFSLAAVLAAHACGQLGVIMAWITEFVKETKKQKETSSFQEIGVIVERHLRTLNFISCIEVVMNKIYLLEMLRCTMNICLIAYYILSSMKIGEAVYLTNWYYLPNKEIHDLILIIVRSSMVVQLTAGKMIRMTINTFGNVVKTGFAYLNLLQQVM
- the LOC139988914 gene encoding odorant receptor Or2-like isoform X2 — protein: MSNEVVIIEADSNSDYCLQLNRWFLKPIGAWPASPSTTRLEKIVSFILNIICFSSVIITAIPSVLLLILEDESINLKLKTLDFLSHLFVSSFNYSTLLLHSKDIRQCLEHIEADWRSVTREEDQHVMMKNAKFGRYVAASCAIFMQGGILCFCFVTALTTVEIQIGNETRVLRLLPCAVYKKLVNVDESPANEIMLSLQIWSALIANSSTVGIFSLAAVLAAHACGQLGVIMAWITEFVKETKKQKETSSFQEIGVIVERHLRTLNFISCIEVVMNKIYLLEMLRCTMNICLIAYYILSEWDEHDIRNLTSYFMMFVSICFNIFVICYIGEILTEQSMKIGEAVYLTNWYYLPNKEIHDLILIIVRSSMVVQLTAGKMIRMTINTFGNVIKTGFAYLNLLQQMM